Part of the Bacteroidales bacterium genome, TCTGGAATTCTGGGGAGTCTCCAATGTCCTCTATCATCTTGGCCAGGCTTTAATGATAGCTGCCATAGCCAATCATCCCGATGTGCACATTCTCCCTGATGTGTATCATTTATTCCGCGGAGGCTCAGGCTATGAAGGCCTAAAGATGCTGGGCGGAAATTTCATTGAATTTTTCCACATGAACGATTTTGTGGACGATATACCCCGGGAAGAACAGGAAGACAGCGACCGGGTATATCCGGGTGACGGAGCCGCACCAATGAACGATATCCTCGGCGCATTAAATAACATGGGCGGCACCAAGATACTGTCAGTAGAACTCTTTAACCCGGAGTACTATAAGCAGGACGCCGGCAAAGTAGCCAAAACGGCACTGAAAAAAATGAAAAACCTTGTTGCTGAAGCAACATAGTAAGGACTGTTTTATGATTAAACTATCTTATATCGCGAAACAATTTATGCCCATTACCCGGAAGAAACAACATTCCGGGTAAGGATATGAAAATTTTAAGAACCCGGCCGGGGGATAAAGATTCGTTCTCCTCCGGCCCCTATTTTTTGAAAGGAAAGTGTACAAA contains:
- a CDS encoding sugar phosphate isomerase/epimerase — protein: NGLTVENAIGFAPWLAPGKEGKKAGFSQMEKDMEMMGQIGCKRIAAPPASQSENLAKMEVDELDFFEAGERYRELIELGHQTGVAPHLEFWGVSNVLYHLGQALMIAAIANHPDVHILPDVYHLFRGGSGYEGLKMLGGNFIEFFHMNDFVDDIPREEQEDSDRVYPGDGAAPMNDILGALNNMGGTKILSVELFNPEYYKQDAGKVAKTALKKMKNLVAEAT